In the Clostridium beijerinckii genome, one interval contains:
- a CDS encoding Uma2 family endonuclease: protein MKYGVKEYWIVNPILNTVMLYTLNQDRMYEQSIVKTETGIVKSKLFEEFEVDIEDLFS from the coding sequence ATGAAATATGGTGTGAAAGAATATTGGATAGTTAATCCTATATTAAATACTGTTATGTTATATACACTAAACCAAGATAGAATGTATGAACAAAGCATAGTTAAGACTGAAACTGGAATTGTCAAATCAAAACTTTTTGAAGAATTTGAAGTTGATATAGAAGATTTATTTTCCTAG
- a CDS encoding Rpn family recombination-promoting nuclease/putative transposase: protein MKIKKEMHHIHDKSYKDLFSNKKMLVTMIQSFVESPWGKDITEDNMELVNKSYILSDYEELESDIVYKANIEDKEVIFYILLEFQSYVDYSMPIRLFMYMSEIWREVLKNTKKIDVKSKEFKLPAIVPIVLYNGEYKWTVERKFKNVINKNELFGNNIIDFEYILIDINKYEKDELMKLKNIASAVFLLDQKVDVEEFISRIKEIAINFNNLTEEQKMMIRHWLRTTLNDDMKNKLGERIEDILIAKKEEVEIMTSNISRTIKETFEQTREEARLEGREEGREEGKIEVAIEMLKDGEPIEKIIKYSKLSENEILELKKSL from the coding sequence ATGAAAATAAAAAAAGAAATGCATCATATACATGATAAAAGCTATAAAGATTTGTTTTCTAATAAGAAAATGCTAGTTACTATGATTCAAAGTTTTGTTGAAAGTCCATGGGGAAAAGACATTACAGAGGATAATATGGAATTAGTAAATAAGTCATATATTCTTTCAGATTATGAGGAATTAGAATCAGATATAGTATATAAAGCAAATATAGAAGATAAAGAAGTAATATTTTATATATTACTAGAATTTCAGTCATATGTTGATTATAGTATGCCTATAAGATTATTTATGTATATGTCAGAAATATGGAGAGAAGTATTAAAGAATACTAAAAAGATAGATGTTAAAAGTAAGGAATTTAAACTTCCAGCAATAGTACCAATCGTATTATATAATGGAGAGTATAAATGGACTGTAGAGAGAAAATTTAAAAATGTTATAAATAAAAACGAATTATTTGGAAATAACATAATTGATTTTGAATATATACTTATAGACATAAATAAGTATGAAAAAGATGAATTGATGAAATTAAAAAATATAGCATCAGCAGTATTTTTATTAGATCAAAAAGTAGATGTTGAAGAATTTATAAGCAGGATAAAAGAGATTGCAATAAACTTTAATAACTTGACAGAAGAACAAAAAATGATGATAAGGCATTGGTTAAGAACGACCTTGAATGACGATATGAAGAATAAATTAGGTGAAAGAATAGAGGATATTTTAATAGCAAAAAAAGAGGAGGTTGAAATAATGACTTCTAATATTTCAAGAACAATAAAAGAAACTTTTGAACAAACTAGAGAAGAAGCGAGATTAGAAGGAAGAGAGGAAGGAAGAGAGGAAGGAAAAATAGAAGTGGCAATAGAGATGTTAAAGGATGGAGAGCCAATAGAAAAAATAATTAAGTATTCAAAGCTTAGTGAAAATGAGATATTAGAGCTAAAGAAAAGTTTATAG
- a CDS encoding Rpn family recombination-promoting nuclease/putative transposase, with protein sequence MCRLNPKVDFAFKKLFGSEENKDILISFINSMLSENQQIKDVYLKNPYNIANYRKDKMSILDIKAVDDKGIWYDIEMQLSEQIFYEKRAFYYWAKVYSDQLEGGYNYDKLRKTISINILDFDYLDEEEFHNVYKVYNEKSKKELSSVFEMHFLELNKFKKDFKDVRTALDRWIVFLNRAYELEKDKIPEELAVDEAVKKAVERLDVMYLDKDEREIYENDLKRLRDYIAEMKTTEIRGIEKGIKEGENKKAFEIAKNLLDVLDNETIAVKTGLNINEIEKLRL encoded by the coding sequence GTGTGTAGATTAAATCCCAAAGTTGATTTTGCATTTAAAAAGCTATTTGGAAGTGAAGAGAACAAAGATATTCTTATTTCGTTTATAAATTCAATGTTATCAGAGAATCAACAAATAAAAGATGTATATCTTAAAAATCCATATAATATAGCAAATTATAGAAAAGACAAAATGAGCATACTGGACATAAAAGCAGTAGATGATAAGGGAATCTGGTATGATATAGAGATGCAGCTTTCAGAGCAGATTTTCTATGAAAAGAGAGCCTTTTATTATTGGGCAAAAGTATATTCAGATCAATTAGAAGGCGGATATAATTATGATAAGTTAAGAAAAACAATATCTATAAATATTCTTGACTTTGATTATTTGGATGAAGAAGAATTTCATAATGTATACAAAGTTTACAATGAAAAAAGTAAGAAAGAATTATCCTCTGTATTTGAAATGCACTTTTTAGAATTAAATAAATTCAAAAAGGATTTTAAGGATGTAAGAACAGCTTTAGATAGATGGATAGTTTTTTTAAACAGAGCATATGAGCTTGAAAAGGATAAAATTCCAGAAGAATTAGCAGTAGATGAAGCAGTAAAGAAGGCTGTAGAAAGATTGGACGTTATGTATTTGGATAAAGATGAAAGAGAAATATACGAAAATGATTTAAAAAGACTTAGAGATTACATAGCGGAAATGAAAACAACTGAAATAAGAGGAATAGAAAAAGGAATAAAAGAAGGAGAAAATAAAAAGGCTTTTGAGATAGCTAAAAATTTATTGGATGTTTTAGATAATGAAACTATAGCTGTTAAAACAGGATTAAATATAAATGAAATAGAAAAGTTAAGATTATAA
- a CDS encoding diguanylate cyclase gives MFTIILLLAIIVNKIIRAYIKLKQMKSNLNIGDRKYSNDVKLIDGESLFNEIDKINRSIRILKFENSILYDTAFAIYNMASIQELLDTILARLVTHTNADFGLIFLLEKDELKLKSHSNVLYEELEKTTFRIGEGLVGWTFYKEQGLLTDDVQKDFRYIRCISDTRAQITIPIKMHEKILGVLVLGSKKDSDFGESDFKLINTISGEIGLAINNAQLTAKLQKENQNNQRLFELTKRITSSMDLEEVSNMGIKIVTEIIEVHSCTLGIFDKVDENKINVISSYGDDKKGLEFSGTVEEAFKKKHMAELKADKGYIYSIPLLSKESCIGILHINTKNELTIEEIELINGTITPLTSALENAFLYKNVERLATRDGLTGVYNHRYFQNMLDEYIRKVQKDENDLSMAMIDIDNFKKYNDTHGHPVGDLLLKKVVEVMRSILRDEDVIFRYGGDEFTIILPYTNSEDAGVIMEQIKNIISDYKFEIGDKEEEETEETEETALDVEVIKESMFKSEKLFNSNIFKKWISEKVGLSKSKSISNTFNITISVGISSLVDVNYDKEMLIKNADKASLKSKRNGKNQLTIWKPELNMD, from the coding sequence ATGTTTACTATTATTTTATTATTGGCCATTATTGTAAATAAAATTATAAGAGCATATATAAAATTAAAACAAATGAAAAGTAATTTAAATATTGGAGATAGAAAATATTCTAATGATGTTAAATTAATAGATGGAGAATCTCTATTCAATGAAATAGATAAAATAAATAGAAGTATAAGAATATTAAAATTTGAAAATAGTATTTTATATGATACAGCATTTGCTATATATAATATGGCATCTATACAAGAGTTATTAGATACTATATTAGCTCGTCTTGTAACTCACACAAATGCAGATTTTGGATTAATATTTTTGTTAGAAAAAGATGAACTTAAACTGAAATCACATTCTAATGTTTTATATGAAGAGTTAGAAAAGACAACTTTCAGAATAGGTGAAGGTCTTGTTGGATGGACATTTTATAAAGAACAGGGGTTACTCACAGATGATGTTCAAAAGGATTTTAGATATATACGGTGCATAAGTGATACAAGAGCCCAGATTACAATTCCTATAAAAATGCATGAAAAAATATTGGGTGTATTAGTTTTAGGAAGTAAAAAAGATTCGGATTTTGGAGAATCAGATTTTAAATTGATTAATACTATATCTGGAGAAATTGGACTTGCTATAAATAATGCCCAATTAACTGCTAAGCTTCAAAAAGAAAATCAAAATAATCAAAGACTGTTTGAGCTAACTAAAAGAATAACCTCATCTATGGATTTGGAAGAGGTATCTAATATGGGTATTAAGATAGTAACTGAGATTATAGAAGTTCATTCATGTACTTTAGGTATATTTGATAAAGTGGATGAAAATAAGATTAATGTTATTTCATCTTATGGGGATGATAAAAAAGGTTTGGAGTTTAGTGGAACTGTGGAAGAAGCTTTTAAAAAGAAACATATGGCTGAATTAAAAGCAGATAAAGGATACATATATTCCATCCCATTATTATCAAAAGAAAGTTGTATAGGTATTTTACATATAAACACAAAAAATGAATTAACAATAGAAGAAATTGAACTTATAAATGGAACTATAACACCTTTGACAAGTGCACTAGAAAATGCCTTTTTATACAAAAATGTAGAAAGATTAGCTACAAGAGATGGACTTACAGGAGTCTATAATCATCGTTATTTTCAAAATATGCTTGATGAATATATTAGAAAAGTTCAAAAGGATGAGAATGATCTATCTATGGCAATGATTGATATAGATAATTTTAAAAAATATAATGATACTCATGGACATCCAGTAGGGGATCTTCTTTTAAAAAAGGTTGTAGAAGTTATGCGAAGCATTCTACGTGATGAAGATGTTATATTTAGATATGGTGGAGATGAATTCACGATAATTTTGCCTTATACTAATAGTGAAGATGCAGGGGTTATTATGGAGCAAATAAAAAATATTATTAGTGATTATAAATTTGAAATTGGTGATAAAGAGGAAGAAGAAACAGAAGAAACAGAAGAAACAGCATTAGATGTAGAAGTGATAAAAGAAAGCATGTTTAAATCGGAAAAATTATTTAATTCTAATATCTTTAAGAAGTGGATTTCTGAAAAAGTTGGACTAAGCAAATCTAAGTCTATATCTAACACTTTTAATATTACTATTAGTGTAGGAATTAGCTCTTTAGTTGATGTCAATTATGATAAGGAAATGTTAATAAAAAATGCAGATAAAGCATCATTAAAATCAAAACGAAATGGAAAGAATCAATTAACCATATGGAAGCCAGAATTAAATATGGATTAA
- a CDS encoding Rpn family recombination-promoting nuclease/putative transposase: protein MCRLNPKVDFAFKKLFGSEENKDILISFINSMLSENQQIKDVYLKNPYNIANYRKDKMSILDIKAVDDKGIWYDIEMQLSEQIFYEKRAFYYWAKVYSDQLEGGYNYDKLRKTISINILDFDYLDEEKFHNVYKVYNEKSKKELSSVFEMHFVELNKFKKDFKDVRTALDRWIVFLNRAYELEKDKIPEELAVDESVKKAVERLDVMYLDKDEREIYENDLKRLRDYIAGMKTAEIRGMEKGMEKGMEKGMEKGMEKGMEKGIKQGQYHEKINIAKNLLDVLDNKTIAIKTGLTIEEIQKLR, encoded by the coding sequence GTGTGTAGATTAAATCCAAAAGTTGATTTTGCATTTAAAAAGCTATTTGGAAGTGAAGAGAACAAAGATATTCTTATTTCGTTTATAAATTCAATGTTATCAGAGAATCAACAAATAAAAGATGTATATCTTAAAAATCCATATAATATAGCAAATTATAGAAAAGACAAAATGAGCATACTGGACATAAAAGCAGTAGATGATAAGGGAATCTGGTATGATATAGAGATGCAGCTTTCAGAGCAGATTTTTTATGAAAAGAGAGCCTTTTATTATTGGGCAAAAGTATATTCGGATCAATTAGAAGGTGGATATAATTATGATAAGTTAAGAAAAACTATATCTATAAATATTCTTGATTTTGATTATCTAGATGAAGAAAAATTTCATAATGTATACAAAGTTTACAATGAAAAAAGTAAGAAAGAATTATCCTCTGTATTTGAAATGCACTTTGTAGAATTGAATAAATTCAAAAAGGATTTTAAGGATGTAAGAACAGCTTTAGATAGATGGATAGTTTTTTTAAACAGGGCTTATGAACTTGAAAAGGATAAAATTCCAGAAGAATTGGCAGTAGATGAATCTGTAAAGAAGGCTGTAGAGAGATTGGACGTTATGTATTTGGATAAAGATGAAAGAGAAATATACGAAAATGATTTAAAAAGGCTTAGAGATTACATAGCGGGAATGAAGACAGCTGAAATAAGAGGAATGGAAAAAGGAATGGAAAAAGGAATGGAAAAAGGAATGGAAAAAGGAATGGAAAAAGGAATGGAAAAAGGAATAAAACAAGGACAGTATCATGAAAAAATAAATATAGCTAAAAACTTGCTAGACGTTTTAGACAATAAAACAATAGCTATTAAAACTGGATTAACTATAGAAGAAATACAAAAATTAAGGTAA
- a CDS encoding galactose ABC transporter substrate-binding protein: MFKKMLSIIMFLMIMSYMLFSFKEKATFASINVAEKRPVRVAVFLINFSDDYISLVRKDLEDIQEENPGKVEFTFYDAKSNQAVQNEQLDNVLKEGVDLIIMHLVKNRDELTVKRVTNQIAKANIPVIFFNREPLLSEIKRYNKSLYIGLDAKSDGTMEGEILANEWNTNRDSIDKNHDGIMQYVLLEGERNNLVAADRTKYSLLALSEAGVETQELERVFAYWSRELAKEAIESLFLKTGPKIEAIIANDDSMALGAIEALQSYGYNLGDKEKNIAVVGVEGLPESQKLINEGLMLGTIFQDPKAMAEALYTIGMNMVKGRDPIEGTDYQFDQTGVAIRIPNQIIYKK, encoded by the coding sequence ATGTTTAAGAAAATGCTATCTATTATAATGTTTCTAATGATAATGTCATATATGTTATTTAGCTTTAAAGAAAAAGCCACATTTGCGAGTATTAATGTTGCTGAAAAAAGGCCCGTTAGAGTAGCTGTATTTTTAATAAATTTTAGTGATGATTATATTTCTTTAGTGCGTAAAGATTTAGAAGATATTCAAGAAGAAAATCCAGGAAAAGTAGAATTCACGTTTTATGATGCTAAATCAAATCAAGCAGTGCAAAATGAACAGCTTGATAATGTACTTAAAGAAGGTGTTGATCTTATAATAATGCATCTAGTTAAGAACAGGGATGAATTAACGGTAAAAAGAGTTACTAATCAAATTGCTAAAGCTAATATTCCAGTGATATTTTTTAATAGGGAGCCGCTGCTAAGTGAGATTAAAAGATACAATAAATCTCTATATATAGGGTTAGATGCAAAAAGCGATGGAACTATGGAGGGCGAGATTCTTGCTAATGAATGGAACACAAATAGAGATTCCATTGATAAGAACCATGATGGAATAATGCAATATGTTCTTTTAGAAGGTGAAAGAAATAATTTGGTAGCAGCTGATAGAACAAAATATTCTCTTTTAGCACTTAGTGAAGCAGGAGTAGAAACTCAGGAGCTTGAAAGAGTATTTGCTTATTGGAGTAGAGAACTCGCAAAAGAGGCCATAGAGTCGCTATTTTTAAAAACTGGACCTAAAATTGAAGCCATAATTGCAAATGACGACTCCATGGCATTAGGTGCAATTGAAGCACTGCAATCCTATGGATATAATTTAGGAGATAAAGAAAAAAATATTGCAGTAGTTGGTGTTGAGGGGTTGCCAGAATCACAGAAGTTAATTAATGAAGGATTAATGTTAGGGACTATTTTTCAAGATCCAAAAGCAATGGCAGAAGCACTTTATACTATAGGGATGAATATGGTTAAAGGCAGAGATCCAATTGAAGGTACTGATTATCAATTTGATCAAACAGGAGTTGCAATTCGCATACCTAATCAAATTATATACAAGAAATAA
- a CDS encoding Uma2 family endonuclease, producing the protein MESGNLEKSLLKEEWINNIKYMSPRPRYNHIELQGELYLQLRNYFKKSCNVSIEAALFLTKEDPAIIKSDKNIIDNLIKSKKAEVAPDVAVYCDKNQIFYRGYIGIPQLVIEVLSPSNSDDDLISKKDLYEEYGVPEYWIVSPMSKKVWIYSLVNNKYELKNNCTLNEKFKSIRFDDLEMDLSEVELIEED; encoded by the coding sequence ATGGAATCGGGGAATTTAGAAAAATCATTATTAAAAGAAGAGTGGATTAATAATATAAAATATATGTCGCCAAGGCCTAGATATAATCATATAGAGTTACAAGGAGAATTGTATTTGCAGTTAAGAAACTATTTCAAAAAATCTTGTAATGTTTCAATTGAGGCTGCATTATTTTTGACTAAAGAAGATCCAGCTATTATCAAATCCGATAAAAATATTATTGATAATTTAATAAAATCAAAGAAAGCTGAAGTTGCTCCAGATGTTGCAGTATATTGTGATAAAAATCAAATTTTTTATAGAGGATATATAGGAATTCCGCAATTAGTTATAGAAGTTTTAAGTCCATCAAATTCAGATGATGATCTTATTTCTAAAAAGGATTTATATGAGGAATATGGAGTACCTGAATATTGGATTGTATCACCAATGAGTAAGAAAGTATGGATTTATTCATTAGTAAATAATAAATATGAATTAAAGAATAATTGTACATTAAATGAAAAATTTAAATCTATAAGATTTGACGATTTAGAGATGGATTTATCAGAAGTTGAATTAATAGAAGAGGATTAA
- a CDS encoding nucleotidyltransferase domain-containing protein, which translates to MNLEQKIVDDIFDICHKHKSINKVILFGSRARGDNLLKSDIDLAVYCENSISEFIEDIEMNTSTYLINIY; encoded by the coding sequence TTGAATTTAGAACAGAAAATTGTTGATGATATATTTGATATATGCCATAAGCATAAAAGTATTAATAAAGTTATTCTCTTTGGATCTAGAGCAAGAGGGGATAATTTATTAAAAAGTGATATTGATCTTGCCGTGTATTGTGAAAATTCAATATCTGAATTTATTGAGGACATAGAAATGAATACAAGTACTTATTTGATTAATATTTATTAA
- a CDS encoding phage replisome organizer N-terminal domain-containing protein: MKGIEWIKLNTNMCEDETMRLIDSLPLRDCTNYVWIRLLLQAGKVNDGGLIYLKKDVPYTKKMLSILFNRPLDIIEEVLDILESFKLIKIYENGVIKICNWEKHQNIEGMKRVKEGTRERVKNFRERKKKEKELVEKKLNTDEACNNAINEGSDTNKINKNKNCNANVTLQKEKREEDKEHKKKNIDKKENKEKDKVNDVALTKENDESYDKAHIQTKILSSSHDEIKSQALKIIKTLEEDNKVIRGFTLSWVIKELMIHKEKYVEMAVREAIERNKLDINYINGILKNWLKEGYPKDYEDMEFNDCDAGNSSFVKEKPKLRFINFEPRQYDYDDLEKKLLGWNEDS, from the coding sequence ATGAAGGGGATAGAGTGGATTAAGCTAAATACAAATATGTGTGAAGATGAAACAATGAGATTAATTGACTCACTGCCATTAAGAGATTGTACAAATTATGTATGGATAAGACTGCTTTTACAGGCGGGAAAGGTTAATGATGGTGGATTAATATATCTAAAAAAAGACGTACCTTATACTAAAAAAATGCTGTCTATATTATTTAACAGGCCACTAGATATTATAGAAGAGGTTCTAGATATATTAGAATCTTTTAAGCTTATTAAAATTTATGAAAATGGCGTAATAAAAATATGCAACTGGGAAAAACATCAAAATATTGAAGGAATGAAAAGAGTAAAAGAGGGTACTCGTGAAAGAGTTAAAAACTTTAGAGAAAGAAAGAAAAAAGAAAAGGAACTTGTAGAGAAAAAATTAAATACTGATGAAGCTTGTAATAATGCCATAAATGAAGGAAGTGATACTAATAAAATTAACAAAAATAAAAACTGTAACGCAAATGTAACGCTACAGAAGGAGAAGAGAGAAGAAGATAAAGAACATAAGAAAAAGAATATAGATAAAAAAGAGAATAAAGAAAAAGATAAGGTAAATGATGTTGCTTTAACAAAAGAAAATGATGAATCTTATGATAAAGCTCATATACAGACTAAAATTCTCTCTTCGTCTCATGATGAAATAAAATCACAGGCTCTTAAAATTATAAAAACCTTAGAAGAAGATAATAAAGTCATAAGAGGATTTACTTTAAGCTGGGTAATAAAAGAGTTAATGATTCATAAAGAAAAGTATGTAGAAATGGCTGTTAGAGAGGCCATAGAAAGAAATAAGCTTGATATAAATTATATTAATGGTATCCTTAAAAACTGGCTTAAGGAAGGATATCCAAAAGACTATGAAGATATGGAGTTTAATGATTGCGATGCAGGCAATTCATCATTTGTTAAAGAAAAACCAAAACTTAGATTTATTAACTTTGAGCCTAGGCAGTATGATTATGATGATTTAGAGAAGAAACTTCTAGGGTGGAACGAAGATAGTTAA
- a CDS encoding GH25 family lysozyme — translation MRYVKGIDISNNNASIDFDKVSEDNIECVYMKATEGKTFQDSRLEEFYDLCKSHGINVGAYHFLVSTSSPEAQAGNFYKKIKDCAWDMIPMLDIESEFDELCDYIIRFVNAFKELSPLQLGIYSYTGFLSNIEEIKSKIKDYPFWEANYNNDPWNLPSNFFTNRIGHQYTENGDISGVSGKCDVNLFTEGVLLKNNMYLGTWINENDKWWYKHNDGTFTKDDWEFINGKWYLFDAEGWMVHDWKKYGDSWYYFGDCNDGAMKTGWYYDEKSSKWYYFNEEGIMQTDV, via the coding sequence ATGAGGTATGTTAAAGGAATTGATATATCAAATAATAATGCAAGTATTGATTTTGATAAAGTTTCAGAAGATAACATAGAATGCGTCTATATGAAAGCTACTGAGGGGAAGACTTTTCAAGACAGCAGACTAGAGGAGTTTTATGATTTATGTAAAAGCCATGGGATAAATGTTGGAGCTTATCATTTTTTAGTTAGTACAAGCTCTCCAGAGGCTCAGGCAGGAAACTTTTATAAAAAGATTAAAGACTGTGCATGGGACATGATTCCTATGCTTGATATTGAATCTGAATTTGATGAATTGTGTGATTATATAATAAGATTTGTAAATGCATTTAAGGAATTAAGTCCTCTTCAATTAGGAATCTACTCTTATACAGGATTTTTATCAAATATAGAAGAGATAAAAAGTAAAATAAAAGATTATCCTTTCTGGGAAGCAAATTATAATAATGATCCCTGGAACCTTCCTTCAAATTTCTTTACTAATAGAATAGGGCATCAATATACTGAAAATGGAGATATATCAGGGGTAAGTGGAAAGTGTGATGTGAATTTATTTACAGAAGGGGTTTTGCTTAAAAATAATATGTACTTAGGAACTTGGATAAATGAGAATGATAAATGGTGGTATAAGCATAATGATGGAACTTTTACTAAGGATGATTGGGAATTTATAAACGGAAAATGGTATTTGTTTGATGCAGAGGGCTGGATGGTTCATGATTGGAAAAAGTATGGAGATAGTTGGTATTACTTTGGAGATTGCAATGATGGAGCTATGAAAACTGGATGGTATTATGATGAAAAATCCTCTAAATGGTACTACTTTAATGAGGAAGGCATAATGCAGACAGACGTATAA
- a CDS encoding MBOAT family O-acyltransferase gives MSFLQFNFCIFFVILILAYYILPKKVQWICLLIGSYIFYISAGIKTVGYIVFTTLTVWVGTIIISKISENMKIELTEKKETLTPENKKQIKALAKRKQRIIFWCVLLSNFGILAFLKYFDFLSKNIVGLFNMVTHHGTVPMKLDLLLPLGISFYTFQSMGYLIDVYNGKYKAEKNLFKFALFISFFPQIVQGPINRFDKLSEQLYKTHRFDWQKFKYGLQLILWGLFKKMVIADRAITLVNETFKNYDNYGGAITVVGVLFYSLQQYADFSGGIDVAMGISELLGINMAVNFRRPYFSTSLSEFWRRWHITLGAWMRDYIFYPLALSKKMSKVSKLANKHLGRKAGRTIPVVFSNLVVFLVVGIWHGAYWHYVAWGLYNGIVIAFSTILEPFYEWLKRVTKVNTECFSYHLFRILRTFFIVNLGWYFDRASNLNSSLYMLHNTVANFKITQLLDGTIYKLGLKEQDFRILFWATVILFAVSVLQERGVKIREFLSKQNLVFRWAVFYALIFAVISFDASSGNLLGGFMYAQF, from the coding sequence ATGTCGTTTTTGCAATTTAATTTTTGTATTTTTTTTGTTATATTGATTTTGGCATACTATATTTTACCTAAGAAGGTTCAATGGATATGTTTACTTATTGGAAGTTATATTTTTTATATATCTGCTGGTATAAAGACCGTTGGATATATAGTTTTTACGACTTTGACAGTCTGGGTTGGAACAATTATTATAAGTAAAATTAGCGAAAATATGAAAATTGAATTAACTGAAAAAAAAGAAACACTGACACCTGAAAATAAGAAACAAATAAAGGCTCTGGCAAAGAGGAAGCAGAGAATAATTTTCTGGTGTGTTTTATTAAGTAATTTTGGAATTTTAGCGTTTTTAAAATATTTTGATTTTCTATCAAAAAACATTGTTGGATTGTTTAACATGGTAACGCATCATGGAACAGTTCCAATGAAGTTGGATTTGTTGCTACCATTAGGAATATCTTTTTATACTTTTCAGTCCATGGGATACCTAATTGATGTATATAATGGAAAATATAAAGCAGAAAAAAACTTATTTAAATTTGCACTGTTTATTTCATTTTTTCCTCAAATTGTACAAGGCCCTATTAATAGATTTGATAAATTATCAGAACAGTTATATAAAACTCACAGGTTTGATTGGCAGAAATTTAAATATGGTCTCCAATTGATTTTATGGGGGCTTTTTAAGAAGATGGTAATTGCAGATAGAGCAATCACATTAGTTAATGAAACATTTAAGAACTATGATAATTATGGTGGTGCAATCACAGTAGTAGGAGTTTTATTCTATTCATTACAGCAATATGCAGATTTTTCAGGCGGAATTGATGTTGCTATGGGGATCTCTGAATTGCTTGGAATAAATATGGCTGTGAATTTTAGAAGACCGTATTTTTCAACCTCACTATCAGAATTTTGGCGCAGATGGCATATTACCTTAGGTGCTTGGATGCGCGATTATATATTTTACCCTCTAGCTCTTTCAAAGAAAATGTCTAAGGTATCAAAACTAGCCAATAAACATCTTGGAAGGAAAGCAGGAAGGACTATTCCGGTTGTATTTTCTAACTTAGTGGTATTTTTAGTTGTTGGCATTTGGCATGGAGCTTATTGGCATTACGTAGCGTGGGGATTATATAATGGAATTGTTATTGCCTTTAGCACGATTCTAGAACCGTTTTATGAATGGTTAAAAAGAGTAACTAAAGTAAATACGGAATGCTTCTCATATCACTTGTTTAGGATATTAAGAACATTTTTTATTGTAAATTTAGGATGGTATTTTGATAGAGCAAGTAATCTTAACTCTTCACTTTATATGTTACATAATACCGTAGCAAATTTTAAAATTACGCAATTACTTGATGGTACAATTTATAAACTTGGACTTAAAGAACAGGATTTTAGAATTTTATTTTGGGCAACGGTTATTTTGTTTGCAGTAAGTGTATTACAAGAAAGAGGAGTAAAGATACGTGAATTTTTATCTAAGCAAAATTTAGTTTTTAGGTGGGCAGTATTTTATGCATTAATTTTTGCTGTCATAAGCTTTGATGCTAGTTCTGGAAATCTTCTAGGAGGATTTATGTATGCACAATTTTAA